The Cervus elaphus chromosome 22, mCerEla1.1, whole genome shotgun sequence genome has a window encoding:
- the LOC122680070 gene encoding taste receptor type 2 member 10-like, which produces MLSIMESLLIFVAVSESILGLLGNGFIGLVSCIDCMKNKRISTISFILTGLATSRFCLIWTIVTDGFLKLFSPDVHSSGNLIEYNGYLWIVMNQSSIWFATCLSIFYFLKISSFSHRIFLWLKGRLNMVLFLLLGCLLISWLVTFPHFVKIANDNRKKNKSTGWSMDMYKDELFGKQIWLHLGVILLFILCLITCVLLLTSLWRHNRRMQLNATGFRDPGTEAHIKAMKVLVSFIILFILNFVGTAIQISSVTVPENKLLFIFGMTTTVLYLWGHLLILILGNRKLKQASLRVLKPLQCWEKEKLLRTP; this is translated from the coding sequence ATGCTGAGTATAATGGAAAGTCTCCTCATTTTTGTAGCAGTTAGTGAGTCAATATTGGGACTTTTAGGGAATGGATTTATTGGACTTGTAAGCTGCATTGACTGTATGAAAAACAAGAGGATCTCTACTATCAGCTTTATTCTCACTGGCTTAGCAACTTCCAGATTTTGCCTGATATGGACAATAGTTACTGAtggatttttaaagttattctcTCCAGATGTACATTCCTCTGGGAACCTAATTGAATATAATGGTTACTTATGGATAGTTATGAATCAATCAAGTATCTGGTTTGCCACCTGCCTCAGCATCTTCTATTTCCTGAAGATATCCAGTTTTTCCCACCGCATCTTTCTCTGGTTGAAGGGTAGACTCAACAtggttcttttccttcttttggggTGCTTGCTTATTTCATGGTTAGTTACTTTTCCACATTTTGTGAAGATTGCTAAtgataatagaaagaaaaataaaagcacaggCTGGTCAATGGATATGTATAAAGATGAACTTTTTGGAAAGCAAATTTGGCTCCATCTTGGTGTCATTCTCCTTTTTATCCTATGCCTGATTACATGTGTCTTGTTGCTCACTTCTCTTTGGAGACACAACAGGAGGATGCAACTGAATGCCACAGGATTCAGAGACCCCGGTACAGAAGCACATATTAAAGCAATGAAAGTCTTGGTGTCTTTTATCATCCTCTTTATCTTGAATTTTGTAGGCACTGCCATACAAATATCAAGTGTGACAGTGCCTGAAAAcaaactgctttttatttttggcatgaCAACCACAGTCCTCTATCTCTGGGGTCACTTGCTTATCCTAATTCTAGGAAATAGGAAGCTCAAGCAAGCCTCTTTGAGGGTACTGAAGCCATTACAGTGCTGGGAAAAAGAGAAACTTCTCAGAACGCCTTGA